AGGTCGCCGGACGCCACGATGTGGCCCGCCACGGACGTGAGCTCCGCCAGGGGCCGCACGATGCTCCGGCCGAACAGCGCGGCCAGCACCACGCCGCACGCCTCCAGCAGGAACGCGAACCCCAGCATCCGCCAGCGCAGCCCCTCCACCTTCGCGTCGATGAACTCGCGCGCCATGCCCACGTGCACGGTGCCCAGCCGCCCCTTCTCCGCCACGGCCGCCGCCACGTCCAGGGCGCGCAGCGTCTTGCCGCCGCGCGCCAGCCGGACCTCCGGCACCACGCGGGTGCGGCCCTGGCCCACGGCGGGCTGCGCGTCGAGCGCGGCCTTCAGGCCCTCCGGGAAGGCCCCCTGGAAGGAGTGCACCAGCACGTAGCCGGTGGGGTCCTGGATGAAGATGTAGGCCAGGTCCTCGCGCTCGCGGAACGTCTCCAAGAGCGGCTGGAGCGAGCCCATGCCCGCGGACACGCCCTGCTCCGCCGCGATGGCCAGGCTCAGCGCCACGGCCTCGCCCTCGCTGGCGTGGCGCTCCTCCAGGTTGGTGGCCAGCTGGCGGGTGGCGATGAAGGTGAGGATGAGGGCCACGGAGGCGCTGACGACCGCCGTGACGAGCACGAACTTCTGCGCGAGCCCGAGCCCACGCAGGAAGGAGACAGGGAGCGCGGCGGAGGGCTTCAAGGGGACACTCCCGGGGTGACGTCCTCAGGCGGCCGACCGTTGGCCACCCGACGCCAGGGACAACGCAGGCGACTGCGATTTGTTGGTGGGAAGCCGCTCACCGGGGCCCCCCCTCCGGGCCGCGAGCGGGGCGGAACGACGGGCGCTGGCAGCTCTGCAGGATGAGGTCCGCCACCAGTGCCAGGGGCGTGCCCCCGTCGGTGGCTTTCAACTCCACGGCGGCGCGCGGCATGCCGTAGACGACGCTGGAGGCCTCGTCCTGGGCCAGGGTGACGCCCCCAGCCTGGCGGATGGCCAGCAGGCCCCGCGCGCCGTCCTCGCCCATGCCGGTGAGGACGCCGCCGCCGCTGCGCCGGCCGTACGCCATGGCCAGCGAGTTGAGCAGCACGTCCCCGTTGGGGCACGGCCCCCCGTGGCTGCGCTGCAGGCGGGCCAGGCCAATGCTGTCCACCAGCAGGTCATGGCCATCCAGCGGGAAGTACACGCGGCCCGGCTCCAGCCGCTCGCCGTCGCGCGCCACGCCCACCTGGAGCTCGCACACCTGGGACAGCCAGCGCACCATGCCCTGCGTGAAGCCCACGGTGATGTGCTGCGCGACGAGCATGGGCACCGGCAGGTCGCGGGGCAGCTTGGACAGCACCTCCGCCAGCGCGGGCGGGCCGCCCGTGGAGGCGACCAGGCCGAACACGTCCACCCGCGCCCCGCTGGGCATGGGCGGCGGCGCGACGGCGCGCGGGCGGCGGGAGATGACGGGCACCTCCGCCATCAGGCACACGGAGTGGGCCAGCTCCCGGCCCCAGCGGCGCAGCTCCTCCGCGTTGGTGACGTTGGGCTTGCCGATGAGCTCCAGCGCCCCGGCGCTCATCGCCTGGAAGCCCAGGTCCACGCCGCGCTGCTCCGCCACCGCGCTCACCACCAGGATGCGCGCGGGCGCCTGGGACATGATGTGCGCGATGGCCGCCGGGCCGTCCAGGCCGGGCAGGAGCAGGTCCATGGTGATGACGTCCGGGCGCAAGAGGCGCGCCAGCTGCACGGCGCGGTTGCCGTCCCCCGCCCGGCCCACGACTTCAATGCGCGGCTCCTCCGTGAGGAGCGCGGTGAGGGTGTTGGCCATGGTGGGCGAGTCGTCCACCACGAGCACCCGAATGGACTTCTTCGAGCTCAAGCGCGGCTCCCGCGGCGGCTCATCACGTCCAGCACCTCCGCGAGCAGCCGGCCCGCGGCGCACTCGCGCTTGCTGAGGAAGCCGTCCGCCCCGGACGCCAGGCCCCGGTCGCGCGCCACCTGGGTGTCGTGCGCGGAGACCAGGATGACGGGCAGCGTGCGCGTGTCCTTGCGCTCACGCAGCCGCGCGATGAGTTCGATGCCGTCCATCTCTTCCATGTCCAGGTCGCAGATGACGACGTCGTAGGTGTCCGCCTGCAGCCGCTCCAGCGCCCGCGCCCCGCTGGCCGCCAGGTGCACCTGGAAGCCGCCCGCCTCCAGCATCGCCCGGTGCAGCGCGCGCGCGGTGAGCGAGTCATCCACCACCAGCGCCCGCCGGCTCACCGCCGAGACCGAGACCTTCTCCGAATCCGACACCACCCAGTCCGGCCGGAGGATGAGCAGCAGCTCCCCGCGGCTGAGCGTCGCCGCGCCCTGCCAGGCCGCCACGTCGCGCACCTCCGACGGCAGCGGGCGGATGACCAGGTCCCGGTCCCCCACCACCGCGTCCACGCCCAGCGCCACGCGCTTGCCGCCGCTCTGCACGATGAGCAGCGGCTGCCCCTCCGCGGGCGGAGACGACGCGCGCAGCCCCAGCCGCGCGCCCAGGTCCACCACCGGCAAGAGCTGCCCCTGGTATTCCAGGTGCGTCCGGCGCTTGCCCACGCGCAGCATGTCCGGGCGCGCCAGCTGCGTGGACTCCACCGCCAGCATGGGCAGGCCCACGAACTGCTCCAGCGCGCGCACCATCAGCACCGGAGAGCTGCCCAGGTCCACCGGCAGGGTCAGCACGAAGCGCGTGCCCTGCCCGCGCGTGCTCGCCACCTCGATGCGGCCCTGGAGCGACTCCACCGTGGCGCGCACCGCGTCCAGGCCCACGCCGCGCCCGGAGGTGTCCGTCACGTCCGAGCGGGTGCTGAAGCCTTCGCTGAAGATGAGGTCGCGCACCTGGTTGTCGTTGAGCCGCGCCGCCTCCTCCGCGGTGAGCAGCCCGCGCTTCTCCGCGGCCTTGCGCACCTGGTGCAGGTCGATGCCGCGCCCGTCGTCGCTCGCCTCCAGGTACAGGAGGTTGCCCTGCTGCTCCACGCGCAGCGTGAGCGCGCCCTCGTGGTGCTTGCCGGCCTTCTCGCGCTCCGCGGGCATCTCCAGGCCGTGGTCCACGGCGTTGCGCAGGATGTGCACGAGCGCGCCCTGGAGCTTCTCCAAGAGGCGCCGGTCCAGCGACACCTCCGCGCCCACCACCGACAGCCGCGCCTCCTTGCCCAGCTGGCGCGACAGGTCGCGCACCATGCGCTGCAGCGGGTCCAGGATGGTGCGCGTGGGGCGCGTGGTGATGGCCTTGAGGCCGTCCTCCAGCGCGTCCACGACATCGCTCGTCTCCTCGCCGTCGGTGCGCAGCGAGCGGCCCGTCCCGGACAGGAGCGTGCGCGCCTCCGCGGTCTCCGCCAGCAGGCCCTGCTTCGCGAGCAGCGTGGACACCCGCTCCAGCTCGCGGCTCCGCTCCTCCACCCGCAGGCGCACCTCGCGCAGGCGCTCCACCTCGCGCATCAGCGACGTCACCTGGTTGGCGCTCACCCGCCACCCGGCGTCGGAGGACTCGCCCGAGGGCTCCGGCGCGGCGGGCGCTTCGCCCAGGACGTTGGCCGGGGCGCTGGCGGCCGCGGACGGCGCGCTGGCGGTATCGGACGGCACCTGCGCGAAGCCTCCGCCCGGCAGCGCGGCGGACTCCTCCGGCGGCGGCGCGGCGGCGACCAGCTGGGCCAGCGCGGCGGCGGGGTCCGGCAGGTGGTCCCCCCGGCCGTCCGCGTGCGCCTGGGCGCGCAG
This genomic stretch from Corallococcus caeni harbors:
- a CDS encoding chemotaxis protein CheB, with translation MSSKKSIRVLVVDDSPTMANTLTALLTEEPRIEVVGRAGDGNRAVQLARLLRPDVITMDLLLPGLDGPAAIAHIMSQAPARILVVSAVAEQRGVDLGFQAMSAGALELIGKPNVTNAEELRRWGRELAHSVCLMAEVPVISRRPRAVAPPPMPSGARVDVFGLVASTGGPPALAEVLSKLPRDLPVPMLVAQHITVGFTQGMVRWLSQVCELQVGVARDGERLEPGRVYFPLDGHDLLVDSIGLARLQRSHGGPCPNGDVLLNSLAMAYGRRSGGGVLTGMGEDGARGLLAIRQAGGVTLAQDEASSVVYGMPRAAVELKATDGGTPLALVADLILQSCQRPSFRPARGPEGGPR
- a CDS encoding hybrid sensor histidine kinase/response regulator codes for the protein MPVDPMLQPLVAGFAVEAQEVIQKVTMDLLELEREGLENDALAKIYTRLGRHLHTLKGSAASLGLQDLGDIAHKLEDALAPLKAHTQKMPRPVVDVLLHGLDLFMLRAQAHADGRGDHLPDPAAALAQLVAAAPPPEESAALPGGGFAQVPSDTASAPSAAASAPANVLGEAPAAPEPSGESSDAGWRVSANQVTSLMREVERLREVRLRVEERSRELERVSTLLAKQGLLAETAEARTLLSGTGRSLRTDGEETSDVVDALEDGLKAITTRPTRTILDPLQRMVRDLSRQLGKEARLSVVGAEVSLDRRLLEKLQGALVHILRNAVDHGLEMPAEREKAGKHHEGALTLRVEQQGNLLYLEASDDGRGIDLHQVRKAAEKRGLLTAEEAARLNDNQVRDLIFSEGFSTRSDVTDTSGRGVGLDAVRATVESLQGRIEVASTRGQGTRFVLTLPVDLGSSPVLMVRALEQFVGLPMLAVESTQLARPDMLRVGKRRTHLEYQGQLLPVVDLGARLGLRASSPPAEGQPLLIVQSGGKRVALGVDAVVGDRDLVIRPLPSEVRDVAAWQGAATLSRGELLLILRPDWVVSDSEKVSVSAVSRRALVVDDSLTARALHRAMLEAGGFQVHLAASGARALERLQADTYDVVICDLDMEEMDGIELIARLRERKDTRTLPVILVSAHDTQVARDRGLASGADGFLSKRECAAGRLLAEVLDVMSRRGSRA